The Candidatus Thermoplasmatota archaeon genomic interval AGCATCTGGCTCGGAACGGCTCAAGTGGGCCAGTACGGACAACGTGCCGGAATCTTTGAAGGCAACTTCCGTCCGATGCAATGTCAACATTGATTTCGCACGGTTTCTGCGGAGGTGCAACGATGACTTCTTAAGCCTTCGCATGGACTTGTCGGAAGTTCCCATTGACCTTCTTGCTCCTCGCTTGCTTGATCCTTGCTGCTCGCTGCTCCTTCCTTGCAGGCTTCTTGCTCCTCGCTTGCTTGATCCTTGCTCCTCGCTTGCTGAAACCTTGCGACATCCTAGGGACTTACCAGGGACATACCTGCTACATCCTTGCAGGACCCTTGCAGGTCCTACTATGTCGGACCGCGCCTCCCCGCTCAAAGACCCGTCTCGGCAAACCTTATCAGGTGAGAGTCAATCCTCAAGCCCATGGCAATCAGCTCTCTGCACCTGCTTCTGACGTACACGTGCAACTTCGGCTGCGACCACTGCTTCCTGTTCGGGAGTCCCGATGCCGAGGGAGTGATGAGGATACAGGACCTGAGACACATCCTCGAAGAGGGGAAGAAGGCCGGGATCGAGAGCATCTGCGTGGAGGGAGGAGAGCCCTTCCTGTACTATCCCATCCTTCTCTGGTCGATCAGAAGGGCGAGGGAGATGGGGATGCAGGCGGGGATAGTGACCAACTGCTACTGGGCGACATCCGTGGAGGACGCCAGGGAATGGCTGAAGCCCGTGCCGGAGCTTGGTATCTCCGACATCAGCCTGAGCGAGGACTACTTCCACTACGAGGAGGGCAAGAACCCCAAGTTCGCGAGAGAGGCAGCTGAGGAGCTGGAGATACCGTACTCGACCATCTCGATCGAGGACCCGAGGGACGAGGATGCTCCTCCGGCCGCAAACATAATGCTCAAGGGGAGAGCAGCGACGACAGTTGCACCTGACCTGCCGAAGAAGCCTTGGCAGAGCTACGGGAAATGCGAGCACGAGGACTTCGAGAACCAGGGAAGGGTGCACATCGACCCGTTCGGCTTCGTGCACGTCTGCCAGGGGATCTGCATCGGCAACCTGTTCGAGAAGGGGCTGAAGGAGATCTTCGACGAGTTCGACCCGCGCAAGCATCCCATCTGCGGCCCGCTTCTGGAGGGTGGTCCCGCCAAGCTCGCGGAGACGTATGGCCTGCCTCACCGCGAGGAGTACGCGGACGAGTGCGAGTTCTGCTTCGACGTGCGCCTTAAGCTGAGAGAGAGGTTCCCCGACATCCTCTGCCCCGATCAGATGTACGGCGTGAACGACTGAGCAAGGTTTAATAATGGGAACTCGATTATATTCGCACGCGGACTCGTGGCCTAGTCTGGATAGGGCATCGGCCTTCTAAGCCGACGATCCTGGGTTCGAAAGGGCTTTATGCATGTACTGCATAGTCAACGAAAATCCCAGCGAGTCCGCTGGTATCACAGGTCAGCACATGAAGAGAAGCTCCCGTGTCTGGAAGAAGCGAGGCCAACAGCGCTGGAAATGGCGAAAGAAGAAAATGAGAAGGCGCAAGCGTGCGCAGAAGATGCGCAGGCGATAGCTGGGGGCATGGGGTAACACGGGATCCTCGCGGGCTCCAGTTATAGGAGTGATTGCTCACGGGTTTGCTGACAGGTGATGACTAACTGGAGCAATGACCTGTGATGGAACGTGCGGGGTCGCTCCCCGCATGGTGGAAACCCGCTGATCTGGGTTCAAATCCCAGTGCCCCCACCTACACTTTTTTCTGGCAGTACGGCTGTAAGTCGATGCCGACGGACCTCCACAACCTCAGAATAGACCGCGCTCCGTCTCAATCTGCCTACATGGGCCCTCGAAGGCAGGCCTCAGCAGGAGGATTCACTTGAACTCGTGGCTTGAGACCGCTATTAGGATCAATCCTATCAGACCCAGTACTGAACTGATGCCCATCGAACCGACGGACAGCATGCAGAACACAGCGCCAACCACGGCCATGGCGAAGTTCCTCCTCTTTATGGCAGAGATCCCTCCGATGATGGCGATGATAGCGAAGGCCACTCCAACCACTCCGCAAATGGCCTGGAAGTAACCGTACGGATAGAAGGGGTAACTGTAGCCGCCGTAGAACAGACTGGACACAACCATCCCGACCAATGACATTATGATCGCAAGTACCCCGCCGACAAGAACCAGGGCGCCGCCTGCAACGGCGAGCTTGGTGTCCCTCGGCGGTTGAGCATACTGTGGAGAGTACGGCGGTGCATACTGCGGGTAGTACGGCGGTGCATACTGCGGATAAGGTGGTTGCGCTCCTGGCGGTTGCATGGGAGGCGGCTGGGCAGGCGGGGCTGGCCCGGCGGGAGGTGCCTCGCCAAGCGATGCACCACATCTCCCGCAGAACATCGATTCGTCCAGATTCTCCTGATTACATCTTGTGCAGGTCTTCAATCTTCTCCCTCCGAGACTCGATCTCAGAGGCTCATCGAACTGACACTATTTAATCGCTTCTTGACCCAGGGCGGGAGGGCCTCTCTGGATTCTCGTAATCCAGTTCAGCCTTCTTTTCTGTGATTCAGATAGGACAACCTCACGTGGAAACGATTGCGGCCCGCTTACTCATGACTTCCAAGCTATTCTTCCAAAAACGGATACGTGTAGTCCTTGGGCGGGAGGAGGTTCTCCTTGACCGTCCTGATGGAGGCCCATCGCAGCAGGTTGAACATGCTTCCAGCCTTGTCGTTCGTCCCTGACCTCCGCGCACCGCCAAAGGGCTGCTGGCCTACGACCGCCCCCGTGGGCTTGTCGTTGATGTAGAAGTTCCCCGCCGCGTTCCTGAGCATTCTGGTGGCGAGGATCGTCGCCTCTCTGTCCTTCGAGAATATCGCCCCGGTGAGGCCGTACGGAGAGGTCCCGTCGCATACCCGCAGCGTCTCCTCGTACTTCTTGTCGTCGTACACGTAGACCGTCAGCACGGGTCCGAAAATCTCCTCCTCCATCAGCTTCGACCTCGGGTTCTTGACCACGACGACCGTCGGCGCGATGAACCAGCCCTTCGAGTCGTCGCAGCGCCCGCCGAAGACGACCTCCGTCCCCTTGGCCCTCTTCGCGTAGTCGATGTACTTCTTGATATTACCGTAGGCGGCGTGGTCGATCACGGCATTGATGAACTTGCTGAAGTCCGTTGGCGGGCCTATCTGCATGGTCCTGAGGTCCCTGAGGAGCCTCTTCTTGACCCTGGACCAGAGCGATTCGGGAACGTACGCCCGCGAGGCCGCGGAGCACTTCTGCCCCTGGTACTCGAACGCGCCGCGGATCATCGCCGTGGCGAACTCGTCGAGGCCCGCGCTCTTGTGGGCGAATATGAAATCCTTCCCGCCAGTCTCTCCGACGATGCGGGGATAGGTCCTGTACGTGTCCAGGTTCTTCGCGATCTGCTTCCACATCCAGTCGAAGGTCTCCGTGCTTCCGGTGAAGTGAAGCCCCGCGAAGTGTGGGCTGCCGAAGACGTGCCTGGATATCCTCACGCCCGATCCCGGAAGCATCGTTATCACGCCGTCCGGGACCCCCGCCTCGCGGAAGAGCTCGTTCACGAAGTGCGCCGTGTAGACCGCAGAAGTGGCGGGCTTCCAGACCACGACGTTCCCCATCAGCGCCGGCGAGGAGGGAAGGTTGCCTATGATGGACGTGAAGTTGAAGGGCGTGACGGCGAAGACGAGGCCCTCGAGCGGGCGGTACTCCAAGCTGTTCACCGTGTCCTCCGCGCACTTGGGCTGGATCTCATATATCTTTGACATATAGTGGACGTTGAACCTGAAGAAGTCGATCAGCTCGCACGCGGCGTCGACCTCGGCCTGGTAGACGTTCTTGGACTGGCAGAGCATCGTGGCGGCGTTCAGGGTCATCCTGTACGGACCCGAGAGCAGCTCCGCCGCCCGCAGGAAGATCGCCGCCCTGTCCTCCCAGGGCATGTCCGCCCACCTCTCCCGAGCTTTCAGTGCCGTGTCGATGGCCTTCATGACGAGCTCGTCCGTCACCTTGTGGTACGTCCCCAGAACGAGGGAATGGTCGTGCGGGCACACGCACTTGCCCACGTCGCCCGTCCTGTAACGCCTCCCGCCGATGCGGATCGGGATCTCGATCTGCTTGGACTGAAGCTCATCCAGCTTCTTCTTCAGGGTGTCTCGTTCCTCGGAACCCGGAGCGTAAGAGAGAATCGGTTCGTTGTCTGGCATCTCGACACTTGATATCCGGTTGACCATGCGACTTCCTCCCCTTTGGACAGGCAATCCTGCGTTGACCTCAAAGCATAATCGGATAGTTGAACTTAGTGGTCGCGAGGATCGCCTGCAGGGAGACGGGCAGAGTGTCACCCGAGTCGCTGACAGACTACAGTTGATATAGAAACGCTAACTACTTAGGATTGCGAGGGCTAGTGAATCTCGGGAACTGCAAACACGCGGTTCTTTTTTACCCCCCTCCTATGAAACCGCGGATCTGTTCCCGCGAACTAGCCGTCCAACATTTTTTCCTAGACCAACGTGAGCGAGCGCGCTATGCGCTAAGAGAAGGTTTTTCTATCCTCCGTTCTTATTGCCCTCGTTGAATCTGAAGAGCGTGCTCAGGCGAATAGTCCCCACGAAGGAGGAAGAGGCCCAGCTGCAGGAAGTGGTCTCGGACCTGCTGGACTCCGCGCAGAAGGTGATAGACGAGCTGGGCATAGACGCGAAACCTTTCCTCACGGGATCCGTCGCCAAGAACACGCATCTGAAGAATGCGGAGATCGACATCTTCATCGGGTTCTCGAGCGAGACCTCCCGGAAGGACCTGGAGAGATACGGCCTGAAGATAGGCGAGACGGTCGTGAAGGGAAGGAGGATGTACGCCGAGCACCCCTACATACACGGCGTCCATCGCGGTCACGAGGTGGACATCGTCCCCTGCTACCGCCTGAAGAGCGCGGCGGGAAGGGTCACGGCCGTCGACAGGACGCCCTTTCACGCGAAGTACGTGATCGGGAAGCTGAAGAAGGGCCAGGAGAACGAGGTCAGGCTCTTCAAGCGGTTCGCCAAGGGCGTGGGTGTCTACGGAGCGGAGGCCAAGGTGCAGGGCTTGTCGGGATACCTCTGCGAGGTCCTTGTACTGGAGTTCGGGACGTTCGCGGAGCTCGTGGAAGGCGTTTCGGAGTGGCGGGACAGGGTACACATAGAGCTGGAGGGGAAGGCGAAGAAGAGCTTCGGTGAGCCGCTCGTCGTCATCGATCCCGTCGACCCGAGGAGGAACGTCTCGTCCGCCGTCTCGGCGACCCAGCTCGCGAGGTTCGTTCACGCCTGCAGGGAGTATCGGAAGGACCCCTCGGAGGAGTTCTTCTTCCCGAAGGAGTTGGGGACATGCTCGAAGGACGAGCTCTGGACCGAGATGGAGAGGAGAGGCACGCACTTCGTATGCGTCGAGACGGGAAAGCCGGACATCACTGACGATGTGCTCTACCCGCAGCTGAGGAAGATGGAGAAGGTCGTCACCGAGCTGTGCGAGGACGAGGACTTCTCCGTTCTGGACTCCGAGTACGATGTGACGGACGGCAAGGTCATGCTCCTTCTCGAGCTCGAGGTCTGGAGACTCCCGCTGACAAGGAAGCACTTCGGCCCGCCAGCGACCAACGAGAACTCCTCAAGGTTCCTCGCGAAGTGGTCCGGCTCGCCGCTGGCACTGTCGCACCCGTACGTGGAGGGCAATCGGTGGGTCGTCTTCGTCAAGAGGGCCCACGAGTCGGTGGAGGACCTGCTCGAGAACAGAATCATGGAACTGAGCCTGGGAAAGGACATCCGCGCGGAAGCGAAGAGAGGATTCAGGATCGTGGAGGGCAGGAGGATCCTCACGAAGAACAGGCTGGGGGCCGTGACGGCAATGCTCGACAAGAGGTTCCCGTGGGAGTACTAGTCAGAACCTGAGATTGAAAGAGTATGTGGCTTTGTGTCCAGCGTCGTCCCAGGCGGTGATCACAACGGGTATCGTGTCTCCAACGTCCGCGTCGAAGGGGCGACCGAAGAAGTGTTCTTCTTCCCCGGCCCATGCACCCACTTGGTAGGGTATGCCGTCCACTTCCATAACGACCCTACGTATCCCCACATTGTCTGTCACTTTGGCCTTGATGGCCAAGTTGTCAGGAGGACCGCCGATCAGGGTCAGGTCCGTCAGGTCTTCCCTAGGCGCCTTGGTCCAATTCATGCCATCGTTCCCGCTCACCTGAACTTTGGTGATGTCGGGGCTGGCCATGTCGCTGAAGGGCGGGTTCAGCAGGAGCACCCAGATAGAGAGCCAAGTGAAGACGAGTACAGCCCCGTTGCCGAACCAGGTCTTCTTCTCGAACTTCTCGACGTCGATCCCCAAGTACGGGTAGACGTACCTGAGGCTCAGGATGCCCATGATGACCACTAGGAAGCCGAAGACAGATAGGTCCGCCAGTGCCAGTTGCCACGAAACGACGCCGAACGGAACAGCGTAGAAGAAGGTGATGATCCCGACCTTGGCGTTCAGAAGCTCCTTCCTCATGTATTCCTTCTCGTCGAAATCGGGCTTCTTGAAGATGACCTTCTCCTCGGCTTTATGTCTCTTCTTGGCCATTCTTCCCTCTAATGAGAGGCCGCCTATAAACCCTTTTTCGCTCACTTGCCCGCAAGCCAACCATTAAGTATCCCAGGTCGATGGAATAGCGTAGTGGAGTCCATGCTGACGGGAAAGGGAATCGGAATCCTTCTAGTGGTTGCAGCGGTCGCCCTGATCCTCTACGTGCTCGGAATCCCTGGTGGCGTGATCGCCCTCGTGGGCGTGGGCGTCTGGGCTCTGACACTGGTGGCACAGGGGGGCCACATGGAGGGGAACCCGTACAAGCGGATGCGATACACCAGCCCACCCAGTTTCGTCACGGTCACTCAGTATCAGAAGAGGCGTGGGGAAGAGATCAAGGACCAGGCTTCCACGGAGGTCACCGTCTTCATGTTCCTTCTCGGCCTGGAATTCATGCTCGTCGGTCTGGTGGCGCATCTGCTGCCATGGTCGATATGGAGCGTGCTGTGATGATCATCGGTGTCATCGGCGGAGGGGA includes:
- a CDS encoding radical SAM protein, with protein sequence MAISSLHLLLTYTCNFGCDHCFLFGSPDAEGVMRIQDLRHILEEGKKAGIESICVEGGEPFLYYPILLWSIRRAREMGMQAGIVTNCYWATSVEDAREWLKPVPELGISDISLSEDYFHYEEGKNPKFAREAAEELEIPYSTISIEDPRDEDAPPAANIMLKGRAATTVAPDLPKKPWQSYGKCEHEDFENQGRVHIDPFGFVHVCQGICIGNLFEKGLKEIFDEFDPRKHPICGPLLEGGPAKLAETYGLPHREEYADECEFCFDVRLKLRERFPDILCPDQMYGVND
- a CDS encoding zinc-ribbon domain-containing protein translates to MKTCTRCNQENLDESMFCGRCGASLGEAPPAGPAPPAQPPPMQPPGAQPPYPQYAPPYYPQYAPPYSPQYAQPPRDTKLAVAGGALVLVGGVLAIIMSLVGMVVSSLFYGGYSYPFYPYGYFQAICGVVGVAFAIIAIIGGISAIKRRNFAMAVVGAVFCMLSVGSMGISSVLGLIGLILIAVSSHEFK
- the pruA gene encoding L-glutamate gamma-semialdehyde dehydrogenase gives rise to the protein MVNRISSVEMPDNEPILSYAPGSEERDTLKKKLDELQSKQIEIPIRIGGRRYRTGDVGKCVCPHDHSLVLGTYHKVTDELVMKAIDTALKARERWADMPWEDRAAIFLRAAELLSGPYRMTLNAATMLCQSKNVYQAEVDAACELIDFFRFNVHYMSKIYEIQPKCAEDTVNSLEYRPLEGLVFAVTPFNFTSIIGNLPSSPALMGNVVVWKPATSAVYTAHFVNELFREAGVPDGVITMLPGSGVRISRHVFGSPHFAGLHFTGSTETFDWMWKQIAKNLDTYRTYPRIVGETGGKDFIFAHKSAGLDEFATAMIRGAFEYQGQKCSAASRAYVPESLWSRVKKRLLRDLRTMQIGPPTDFSKFINAVIDHAAYGNIKKYIDYAKRAKGTEVVFGGRCDDSKGWFIAPTVVVVKNPRSKLMEEEIFGPVLTVYVYDDKKYEETLRVCDGTSPYGLTGAIFSKDREATILATRMLRNAAGNFYINDKPTGAVVGQQPFGGARRSGTNDKAGSMFNLLRWASIRTVKENLLPPKDYTYPFLEE
- the cca gene encoding CCA tRNA nucleotidyltransferase gives rise to the protein MLRRIVPTKEEEAQLQEVVSDLLDSAQKVIDELGIDAKPFLTGSVAKNTHLKNAEIDIFIGFSSETSRKDLERYGLKIGETVVKGRRMYAEHPYIHGVHRGHEVDIVPCYRLKSAAGRVTAVDRTPFHAKYVIGKLKKGQENEVRLFKRFAKGVGVYGAEAKVQGLSGYLCEVLVLEFGTFAELVEGVSEWRDRVHIELEGKAKKSFGEPLVVIDPVDPRRNVSSAVSATQLARFVHACREYRKDPSEEFFFPKELGTCSKDELWTEMERRGTHFVCVETGKPDITDDVLYPQLRKMEKVVTELCEDEDFSVLDSEYDVTDGKVMLLLELEVWRLPLTRKHFGPPATNENSSRFLAKWSGSPLALSHPYVEGNRWVVFVKRAHESVEDLLENRIMELSLGKDIRAEAKRGFRIVEGRRILTKNRLGAVTAMLDKRFPWEY